In uncultured Cohaesibacter sp., a genomic segment contains:
- a CDS encoding superoxide dismutase, translating into MAFELPALPYSHSALAAAGMSQETLELHHGKHHQAYVSALNGFVEANADLQGKSLEEIIALTYGNDARAGVFNQAGQHWNHIHFWNALSPNGGGVPGKLEAKLIEAFGSVDQFKADFKTAATTQFGSGWAWLIQKADGTLAVTKTPNGVNPLATGEGKALLSLDVWEHSYYVDFRNRRPDYVTNFLDKLANYEFAEANLV; encoded by the coding sequence ATGGCATTTGAACTTCCCGCTCTTCCTTATTCCCATTCCGCACTCGCAGCCGCTGGCATGAGCCAGGAGACCCTTGAACTGCACCATGGCAAGCATCATCAGGCTTATGTCTCGGCCCTCAACGGTTTCGTTGAAGCCAATGCTGATCTTCAAGGCAAGTCTCTGGAAGAGATCATCGCTCTGACCTATGGCAACGACGCCCGCGCCGGTGTCTTCAACCAGGCTGGTCAGCACTGGAACCACATTCATTTCTGGAACGCCCTGTCCCCGAATGGCGGCGGCGTCCCGGGCAAGCTGGAAGCCAAGCTGATCGAAGCCTTCGGCTCCGTTGACCAGTTCAAGGCAGACTTCAAGACCGCAGCAACCACGCAGTTCGGCTCCGGTTGGGCATGGCTGATCCAGAAAGCCGACGGCACGCTCGCCGTTACCAAGACCCCGAACGGTGTCAACCCGCTGGCCACCGGCGAAGGCAAGGCCCTGCTGAGCCTCGACGTTTGGGAACACAGCTATTATGTCGACTTCCGCAACCGTCGCCCTGACTATGTCACCAACTTCCTCGACAAGCTCGCCAACTATGAATTTGCCGAAGCAAACCTTGTCTAA